From one Triticum aestivum cultivar Chinese Spring chromosome 4B, IWGSC CS RefSeq v2.1, whole genome shotgun sequence genomic stretch:
- the LOC123094964 gene encoding aspartic proteinase PCS1, producing MDMDSFIVLLFLFLARAEAASHGVGRGGRAEGAVLLALRLQQVPPPPRAPANRLRFRHNVSLTVSVAVGTPPQNVTMVLDTGSELSWLLCNGSSVSAPAPFNAAASSTYGAVDCSSPACVWRGRDLPVRPFCDAPPSTACRVSISYADASSADGLLVADTFILGAQAVPALFGCITSYSSSAATNNNATDPSEATTGLLGMNRGSLSFVTQTGTLRFAYCIAPSQGPGILLLGGDGGAAPPLNYTPLIEISQPLPYFDRVAYSVQLEGIRVGGALLAIPKSVLTPDHTGAGQTIVDSGTQFTFLLADAYAALKGEFLNQTRSLLAPLGEPGFVFQSAFDACFRGPEERVSAASRLLPEVGLVLRGAEVAVAGEKLLYSVPGERRGKEGEEAVWCLTFGNSDMAGMSAYVIGHHHQQDVWVEYDLQNGRVGFAPARCEVATQRLGAQV from the coding sequence ATGGACATGGACTCGTTTATCGTTCTCCTCTTCCTCTTTCTTGCGCGAGCGGAGGCGGCGAGCCACGGCGTTGGTAGAGGAGGCAGGGCTGAGGGAGCGGTTCTTCTTGCGCTCAGGCTGCAGCAGGTGCCGCCCCCGCCGCGAGCGCCGGCGAACCGGCTGCGGTTCCGCCACAATGTGAGCTTGACGGTGTCGGTGGCTGTCGGCACGCCGCCGCAGAACGTCACGATGGTGCTTGACACCGGCAGCGAGCTCTCCTGGCTGCTCTGCAACGGGAGCTCCGTGTCGGCGCCTGCGCCGTTCAATGCGGCAGCTTCGTCGACGTACGGCGCCGTCGAttgctcgtcgccggcgtgcgTGTGGCGCGGACGTGACCTGCCCGTCCGCCCGTTCTGTGacgcgccgccgtccaccgcctgcCGCGTCTCCATCTCCTACGCAGACGCCTCCTCGGCCGATGGCCTCCTGGTTGCCGACACCTTCATCCTCGGCGCGCAGGCCGTGCCCGCCCTGTTCGGCTGCATCACCTCCTATTCCTCCAGCGCGGCCACCAACAACAACGCCACGGACCCGTCGGAGGCGACGACCGGCCTCCTTGGCATGAATCGTGGCAGCCTCTCCTTCGTGACGCAGACGGGCACCCTCCGCTTCGCCTACTGTATCGCCCCCAGCCAAGGACCAGGCATCCTCCTCCTCGGCGGCGACGGTGGGGCGGCCCCGCCACTTAACTACACGCCGCTGATAGAGATCTCCCAGCCGCTGCCGTACTTCGACAGGGTGGCCTACTCCGTGCAGCTGGAGGGCATCCGCGTGGGGGGCGCCCTGCTCGCCATCCCCAAGTCCGTGCTCACGCCGGACCACACGGGCGCCGGGCAGACAATAGTGGACTCCGGCACGCAGTTCACCTTCCTCCTGGCCGACGCCTACGCGGCGCTCAAGGGCGAATTCCTGAACCAGACGCGGTCGCTGCTTGCCCCGCTCGGTGAGCCGGGCTTCGTGTTCCAGAGCGCGTTCGACGCGTGCTTCCGCGGCCCGGAGGAGCGAGTGTCGGCGGCAAGCCGGCTTCTCCCCGAGGTGGGCCTGGTACTCCGCGGCGCGGAGGTGGCCGTGGCCGGGGAGAAGCTCCTGTACAGTGTACCCGGCGAGCGGCGcgggaaggagggggaggaggctgtGTGGTGCCTGACGTTCGGGAACTCGGACATGGCCGGCATGTCGGCGTACGTGATcgggcaccaccaccagcaggacGTGTGGGTGGAGTACGACCTTCAGAACGGCCGAGTCGGCTTCGCGCCGGCGCGCTGTGAGGTCGCCACCCAGCGCCTCGGCGCCCAAGTGTAG